A region of Veillonellaceae bacterium DNA encodes the following proteins:
- the potE gene encoding putrescine-ornithine antiporter — protein MSNSSNKMSVFQLTILTAVNMMGSGIIMLPSKLAQVGALSIVSWLVTAVGSMCLAYVFAKCGMYAKKGGGMGGYAEYSFGKAGNFMANYTYGVSLIFANTAIAISAVGYALGFLNKSLDPIMTCAATIFTLWLATVLNFGGAKYTGRVSSITVWGVIIPCIGLALIGWFWFSPSMYIANWNVHDMSFGSAAINAITMTLWAFLGMESACANADSVDNPETNVPKAVLGGTLIAAACYIVSTNIIFGIIPSEDLVRSSAPFGLVFAHMFGPTVGRIIMGLMVLSCFGSLLGWQFTIANVFKAGSDVGYFPAFMKKITSTETPLIGMVTITVIQSLFSLMTISPTLNDQFETLVNLAVITNIIPYLLCMAAIVVIMKAVNHLGSELKTTKFIAFVASIYSLYACYASGFEAMTYGAIVTFFGWTLYGLVSDKFDLDKAEADNKAIEEAAAEAAKQ, from the coding sequence ATGAGTAACAGCTCAAATAAGATGAGCGTATTCCAGCTGACCATTTTAACAGCGGTCAATATGATGGGCTCCGGCATCATCATGCTGCCATCCAAGCTGGCACAGGTCGGCGCGCTCTCCATCGTTTCCTGGCTCGTAACTGCCGTAGGTTCCATGTGTCTGGCATACGTTTTCGCAAAATGCGGCATGTATGCTAAAAAAGGCGGCGGCATGGGCGGTTATGCCGAATACTCTTTCGGGAAAGCCGGCAACTTCATGGCAAACTATACTTACGGCGTTTCACTGATTTTTGCAAATACTGCTATCGCCATTTCTGCCGTAGGTTATGCACTCGGATTCCTGAATAAATCTCTCGATCCTATTATGACCTGCGCCGCTACCATCTTCACACTCTGGCTGGCTACCGTCCTGAACTTTGGCGGCGCTAAATACACCGGCCGCGTTTCCTCCATCACCGTATGGGGCGTCATCATTCCATGTATCGGTCTTGCACTGATCGGATGGTTCTGGTTCTCTCCTTCCATGTACATTGCTAACTGGAACGTACATGACATGAGCTTTGGCAGCGCTGCTATCAATGCTATTACCATGACTTTGTGGGCATTCCTCGGAATGGAATCTGCGTGCGCCAATGCAGATTCCGTTGATAATCCGGAAACGAACGTGCCGAAGGCCGTTCTTGGCGGAACACTGATTGCCGCAGCCTGCTACATCGTTTCCACCAACATCATCTTCGGCATTATTCCTTCTGAAGATCTTGTCCGCAGTTCTGCTCCATTCGGACTTGTATTTGCTCACATGTTCGGACCGACAGTCGGCCGCATTATCATGGGTCTCATGGTTCTCTCCTGCTTTGGTTCCCTGCTTGGCTGGCAGTTCACCATTGCCAATGTATTCAAGGCAGGCAGTGATGTAGGATATTTCCCTGCATTCATGAAGAAAATCACATCTACTGAAACTCCATTGATCGGCATGGTAACCATTACCGTTATTCAGTCCCTCTTCTCGCTGATGACCATCAGCCCGACACTGAATGATCAGTTTGAAACTCTCGTCAATCTGGCCGTCATTACGAATATCATTCCGTACCTGCTCTGTATGGCAGCTATCGTCGTCATCATGAAAGCGGTCAACCACTTGGGCTCCGAACTGAAAACGACTAAATTCATTGCATTCGTTGCCTCTATTTACAGCTTGTATGCCTGCTATGCTTCCGGATTCGAAGCAATGACATACGGCGCTATCGTCACCTTCTTCGGCTGGACACTTTATGGTCTGGTTTCCGATAAATTCGATCTTGATAAAGCCGAAGCCGACAACAAGGCCATTGAAGAAGCCGCTGCAGAAGCAGCAAAACAATAA